GTCCTTAGGTTCGGGCTGCTGCGGTACGCCTACGTCCGGCACGAGCTCGGCGGCTGCCTGCTCCAGCTCCTGCCGGCGAAGTTCGCCTCCCTCGATTAGGTACGTGTCGGGCAGGGGCAGTGCCGGCAGCCCCCAGGCGCGGGCGCGGGTCCGTACGCCGATGTCGCGGCTGACGACGACCACCTCCGCGGGAGCGACGGCCTGGTGCAGACACAGTGCTGAGGCCACCAACTCGTCGTCCGGCACGGGAAGGCGGGCGTGCCCGGGCTCATCGGCCGCGATGAACACTGGGGTTCCGTCGTCCGCGGTCGCCTTCTCGGGCCCTGATTCCAGGACCGACTCCAGCAGCCGGAACACGCCGCGCGCTCGCCGGGAGATCTTCTTGTCCCCGGTCTGGTAGCTCTTGGTGTCGATCTCGTCGACCACGACGTGCGGGACCATGACCGCGGTGCCCTTCCCGAAGACCTTCTGCCAGGGGACCTTGTCGAACCGCGTGAAGTGCAGCGTGGTGTTCGTGTCCAGCACCGCGTACCGCAAGGCACCGGCGTGCCCGTAGCGCTCCTGCATGGCACGCACCCGGTTGGCCACGGTTCTGAAGTACTCCCGGAGTTCGGCGAGTTCCACGTACATCATCAGCCGGGCCTCGTCCAACGGAGCAGTGAGGATCGCCCGGTAGCGTCCCGCACGAAGCGGTGCTGCGATCTCCCGGTCGCTGAACCGCCGGTTGATCTCCTCGGCGGCCTGCCATGTCCACTCGTCGTACCGCTTTCGCACGGCCCGCATCTCGGCCTCGGCGTCCGCGCCCGTCCTCATCATGTGAGGGATCCGGATGGAGACGTCGTTGAGGGTTCCGGCCACGAGATCGTCATCCAGGAAATTGATCGCCTCGGCGCAGGTCGTTCCAGCTCTCAGCATGGCCTTGTTCCTCCCCCTCGGGGCCCGGCGGTCCCCGTCCGGCACATCCTGTCAGCGCTGACGCCCTATGCGAGTTCCAATTCCTGCACCCGACCCGGCCAGGCCCCTTGCCCTTGGTCGTCACCTCCTGCCGCCAGCGCGTCAACGAAGCAGGCGCCCGCCGCGACGCCACCCGACTTCACACCGAACACTTCTCCCAAACCGTCGTGGTATCCGGCCTGATCGGCCGCTGAGGCCCTGCCACGCCGGGGCGGCGTCAGCGGCCGCCCCGCGGCCGGAACCTGCGCGCCGTCAGGAGCACCAGTGCGCCGCCCGCCGCGAGCAGGACGGCGGCGCCCGCCCGTAGCAGGACTTGGTGTGAGCCGGTGGCGGCGAGATGGCCGCCAGTCGTCGTTCCGCTGGTGGTTCCCGTCCCGGAGCCGGACGGGCTCACGGTGGCCGGCGTGGGCGCGGAGGCGCTGGGCGTCGGGCTGGACGTCGCCGAGCCGGTGGCCTTCACTGTGATCGCGGTGGTGTCGTTCGCCGTGTCGTCGTCACGGTTGGGGTATTCGGGGTTATTCACCGCCCGCACGCTGCCCTGCGCGCCGGGGACGACACCGTCGATGCGCACCGTGAACTCCTGGGACACGGAGTCGCCCGGGCGGAAGTCCGTGCTGGCGATGGCGCAGGTGTAGCTCTTCGCGCCGGCCTTGCCCGGAGTGCAGTTCCACAGTGGCCCGGGGTCGCCCTGCTCGCCCGGGCCGGGGGCGCCGGTGATGGTGGTGCCCGGGGGCGGGGTCACCACGAACGTGCCGGAGTTGGCGGCGTCCATCCACCGGAAGTTCATCCAGCCCGGCCCGTTGTTCCGCACCCCCACGGTGATACTCACCGTCTCGCCGGCCTTGCCCTCGACCGTGTCACCGAGCGCCTGGTAGTCGGCGTGCTGGGTGGTGGAAAAAGTGCCGTACCCGGAGCCGGTGAATGTGGAGCCGGAGGCGACAGGCTTCAGGCCGAGCGGCGCGCCGGTGCCGGTCTCGGGGAAGTCGTACGGGTCGAAGGAGTCGGGCGCCGCGGCACCGACCGGCCACACCATGTAGGTGTTGTAGCCGTACATCGTGTCCTTGGATGCGGTGTAACGCAGCGGCGCATCCGTCTCGTAGGCCGCGCCGGGCGTGACCGGAGTGTCG
This window of the Streptomyces sp. SAI-127 genome carries:
- a CDS encoding PIN domain-containing protein; this encodes MLRAGTTCAEAINFLDDDLVAGTLNDVSIRIPHMMRTGADAEAEMRAVRKRYDEWTWQAAEEINRRFSDREIAAPLRAGRYRAILTAPLDEARLMMYVELAELREYFRTVANRVRAMQERYGHAGALRYAVLDTNTTLHFTRFDKVPWQKVFGKGTAVMVPHVVVDEIDTKSYQTGDKKISRRARGVFRLLESVLESGPEKATADDGTPVFIAADEPGHARLPVPDDELVASALCLHQAVAPAEVVVVSRDIGVRTRARAWGLPALPLPDTYLIEGGELRRQELEQAAAELVPDVGVPQQPEPKDSGAHSPDSAARQAGNGS